One stretch of Burkholderia oklahomensis C6786 DNA includes these proteins:
- a CDS encoding TetR/AcrR family transcriptional regulator yields MTATQKADRADAPRAPAGRKSQQRVQDILRAGREIFAEKGYEHATAAEIAQRVGVSEATVFSYFRGKRELCARVIADWYDEIIDAFETGMPRDASVRQQFAFIVRTHLRLMLVNGTGLCALVLSEGRAKQHALADELTALQRRYTAPLMDVLARGQAAGQVRADLPLSLLRSMVFGPMEHVLWDAILGHRKLDTETTAEQLIDLLWTGLQPPAPENAALVRFRSDVADAMRRLDEACAQAQREPATSRKTEKPA; encoded by the coding sequence ATGACCGCCACTCAGAAAGCCGACCGCGCGGACGCGCCGCGCGCGCCCGCCGGACGCAAATCGCAGCAGCGCGTGCAGGACATCCTGCGCGCCGGACGAGAAATCTTCGCGGAGAAAGGCTACGAGCATGCGACCGCGGCGGAGATCGCGCAGCGAGTCGGCGTGTCGGAGGCGACCGTGTTCAGCTACTTTCGCGGCAAGCGGGAGCTGTGCGCGCGCGTGATCGCCGATTGGTACGACGAAATCATCGACGCGTTCGAGACCGGGATGCCGCGCGACGCGTCGGTGCGCCAGCAATTCGCATTCATCGTCCGCACGCACCTGCGGCTGATGCTCGTGAACGGCACGGGCCTCTGCGCGCTGGTGCTGTCCGAAGGGCGCGCGAAGCAGCACGCGCTCGCCGACGAGCTGACCGCCCTGCAGCGCCGCTACACGGCGCCGCTGATGGACGTGCTCGCGCGCGGACAGGCGGCCGGACAGGTGCGCGCCGACCTGCCGCTCAGCCTGTTGCGCTCGATGGTGTTCGGGCCGATGGAGCACGTGCTGTGGGACGCGATCCTCGGCCATCGAAAGCTCGATACCGAGACGACGGCCGAGCAGCTGATCGATCTATTGTGGACGGGGCTGCAGCCGCCCGCGCCGGAAAACGCGGCGCTCGTGCGCTTCAGGAGCGACGTCGCGGACGCGATGCGGCGGCTCGACGAAGCGTGCGCGCAGGCACAGCGCGAGCCGGCGACGAGCCGCAAGACGGAAAAGCCGGCGTAG
- a CDS encoding isovaleryl-CoA dehydrogenase: protein MSNLPGVNFMLGEDIEMLRDSIAHFAAKEIAPRAAEIDRTDQFPMDLWRKFGELGVLGMTVAEEYGGAGLGYTAHMVAMEEISRASASVGLSYGAHSNLCVNQIHRNGTEAQKRKYLPKLISGEHVGALAMSEPNAGSDVVSMKLRADKRGERYVLNGTKMWITNGPDCDTLVVYAKTEPDAGARGITAFIVEKGMKGFSVAQKLDKLGMRGSHTGELVFEDVEVPEENILGELNGGVKVLMSGLDYERAVLAGGPTGIMAACLDAVIPYVHDRKQFGQPIGEFQLIQGKIADMYTTFQACRAYLYAVGRHLDAGGTASAGGAHVRQVRKDCAGVILYTAEKATWMAGEAIQILGGNGYINEYPVGRLWRDAKLYEIGAGTSEIRRMLIGRELFAETA from the coding sequence ATGAGCAACCTGCCCGGCGTGAACTTCATGCTCGGTGAAGACATCGAGATGCTGCGCGATTCGATCGCGCATTTCGCCGCGAAGGAAATCGCGCCGCGCGCGGCCGAGATCGACCGCACCGACCAGTTCCCGATGGACCTGTGGCGCAAGTTCGGCGAGCTGGGCGTGCTCGGGATGACGGTCGCCGAGGAATACGGCGGCGCGGGCCTCGGCTACACCGCGCACATGGTCGCGATGGAGGAGATCTCGCGCGCGTCGGCGTCGGTCGGGCTGTCGTATGGCGCGCACTCGAACCTGTGCGTGAACCAGATCCACCGCAACGGCACCGAAGCGCAGAAGCGCAAGTACCTGCCGAAGCTGATCTCCGGCGAGCACGTCGGCGCGCTCGCGATGAGCGAGCCGAACGCGGGCTCGGACGTCGTCAGCATGAAGCTGCGCGCGGACAAGCGCGGCGAGCGCTACGTGCTGAACGGCACGAAGATGTGGATCACGAACGGCCCGGATTGCGACACGCTCGTCGTCTACGCGAAGACCGAGCCCGACGCCGGCGCGCGCGGGATCACCGCGTTCATCGTCGAGAAGGGGATGAAGGGCTTCTCGGTCGCGCAGAAGCTCGACAAGCTCGGGATGCGCGGCTCGCACACGGGCGAGCTCGTGTTCGAGGACGTCGAGGTGCCGGAAGAGAACATCCTCGGCGAGCTGAACGGCGGCGTGAAGGTGCTGATGAGCGGGCTCGACTACGAGCGCGCGGTGCTCGCGGGCGGCCCGACGGGCATCATGGCCGCCTGCCTCGACGCAGTCATCCCATACGTTCACGACCGCAAGCAGTTCGGCCAGCCGATCGGCGAATTCCAACTGATCCAGGGCAAGATCGCCGACATGTACACGACGTTCCAGGCGTGCCGCGCCTATCTGTACGCGGTCGGCCGCCATCTCGACGCGGGCGGCACGGCCTCGGCCGGCGGCGCGCACGTGCGCCAGGTGCGCAAGGACTGCGCGGGCGTGATCCTCTACACAGCGGAAAAAGCGACGTGGATGGCGGGCGAGGCGATCCAGATCCTCGGCGGCAACGGCTACATCAACGAATACCCGGTCGGGCGCCTGTGGCGCGACGCGAAGCTCTACGAGATCGGCGCCGGCACGAGCGAGATCCGCCGGATGCTGATCGGCCGCGAGCTGTTCGCGGAAACGGCCTGA
- a CDS encoding carboxyl transferase domain-containing protein → MPIIESKLNPRSDEFRANAAALEALVADLRDKVDRLALGGGPAARDKHLSRGKLLPRDRIAQLLDPGTPFLELSQLAACGMYNDDAPGAGIITGIGRIAGRECVIVCNDATVKGGTYYPITVKKHVRAQEIAAENRLPCVYLVDSGGANLPNQDDVFPDRDHFGRIFFNQANLSAAGIAQIAVVMGSCTAGGAYVPAMSDESIIVKNQGTIFLGGPPLVKAATGEEVSAEDLGGGDVHTRLSGVADHLAQNDAHALSIARTIVGHLGSRGAAPLAPREPLPPRYDAKSLYGVIPVDTRKPFDVREVIARIVDDSAFDEFKARYGTTLVTGFAHIWGHPVGIVANNGILFSESATKGAHFIELCCQRKIPLVFLQNITGFMVGRKYENEGIARHGAKMVTAVSTAKVPKFTVIIGGSFGAGNYGMCGRAFGPRFLWMWPNARISVMGGEQAASVLATVRRDGIEAKGGEWSAEDEEAFKQPIRDQYERQGHPYYASARLWDDGVIDPAQTRDVLGLGLAAAMNAPIEDTRFGVFRM, encoded by the coding sequence ATGCCGATCATCGAATCCAAGCTGAACCCGCGTTCCGACGAGTTTCGCGCGAACGCCGCGGCGCTCGAGGCGCTCGTCGCCGATCTGCGCGACAAGGTCGACCGGCTCGCGCTTGGCGGCGGGCCGGCCGCGCGCGACAAGCATCTGTCGCGCGGCAAGCTGCTGCCGCGCGACCGGATCGCGCAACTGCTCGATCCGGGCACGCCGTTCCTCGAGCTGTCGCAGCTCGCCGCGTGCGGGATGTACAACGACGACGCGCCGGGCGCGGGCATCATCACCGGCATCGGCCGGATCGCCGGCCGCGAGTGCGTGATCGTCTGCAACGACGCGACCGTCAAGGGCGGCACCTACTATCCGATCACCGTGAAGAAGCACGTGCGCGCGCAGGAGATCGCGGCCGAGAACCGGCTGCCGTGCGTGTACCTCGTCGATTCGGGCGGCGCGAACCTGCCGAACCAGGACGATGTGTTTCCTGACCGCGACCATTTCGGCCGGATCTTCTTCAATCAGGCGAACCTGTCGGCGGCGGGCATCGCGCAGATCGCGGTCGTGATGGGCTCGTGCACCGCGGGCGGCGCGTACGTGCCCGCGATGAGCGACGAGTCGATCATCGTCAAGAACCAGGGAACGATCTTTCTCGGCGGGCCGCCGCTCGTGAAGGCGGCCACCGGCGAGGAAGTGAGCGCCGAGGATCTCGGCGGCGGCGACGTGCACACGCGCCTGTCCGGCGTCGCCGATCACCTCGCGCAGAACGACGCGCATGCGTTGTCGATCGCGCGCACGATCGTCGGCCATCTCGGCTCGCGCGGCGCGGCGCCGCTCGCGCCGCGCGAGCCGCTGCCGCCGCGCTACGACGCGAAGAGCCTGTACGGCGTGATTCCCGTCGACACGAGGAAGCCGTTCGACGTGCGCGAGGTGATCGCGCGGATCGTCGACGATTCCGCATTCGACGAATTCAAGGCGCGCTACGGCACGACGCTCGTCACCGGCTTCGCACACATCTGGGGGCACCCGGTCGGCATCGTCGCGAACAACGGCATTCTGTTCTCCGAATCGGCGACGAAGGGCGCGCACTTCATCGAGCTGTGCTGCCAGCGCAAGATCCCGCTCGTGTTCCTGCAGAACATCACGGGCTTCATGGTCGGCCGCAAGTACGAGAACGAAGGCATCGCGCGTCACGGCGCGAAGATGGTGACGGCCGTGTCGACCGCGAAGGTGCCGAAGTTCACGGTGATCATCGGCGGCTCGTTCGGCGCGGGCAACTACGGGATGTGCGGGCGCGCGTTCGGTCCGCGCTTCCTGTGGATGTGGCCGAACGCGCGCATCTCGGTGATGGGCGGCGAGCAGGCGGCGTCGGTGCTCGCGACCGTGCGCCGCGACGGGATCGAGGCGAAGGGCGGCGAATGGTCGGCGGAAGACGAAGAGGCGTTCAAGCAGCCGATTCGCGATCAATACGAGCGCCAGGGCCATCCGTACTACGCGAGCGCGCGCCTGTGGGACGACGGCGTGATCGACCCCGCGCAGACGCGCGACGTGCTCGGCCTCGGCCTTGCCGCCGCGATGAACGCGCCGATCGAGGACACGCGGTTCGGCGTGTTCCGGATGTGA
- a CDS encoding enoyl-CoA hydratase/isomerase family protein, with product MRYETIEVTDDGRVATVTLARPDVRNAFNETMIAELTTAFDRIDANPALRAVVLAARGPAFCAGADLNWMKKMAGFSDDENRADARRLARMLEAVHRCAKPVIARVHGDAYAGGVGLVAACDIAVAAEDVKFCLSEARLGLIPATIAPYVVRAMGERAARRYFATAEVFDCAKAAQLGFVHERVPADALDATVSRLAETLCANGPQAVRACKALVRDVAGRALDAALIEQTADWIAKTRAGAEAREGVASFLEKRTPSWRA from the coding sequence ATGCGCTATGAAACGATCGAAGTGACCGATGACGGCCGCGTCGCGACCGTCACGCTCGCGCGCCCCGATGTGCGCAATGCGTTCAACGAGACGATGATCGCCGAGCTGACGACCGCGTTCGACCGCATCGACGCGAATCCGGCGCTGCGCGCGGTCGTGCTCGCCGCGCGCGGCCCGGCGTTCTGCGCGGGCGCGGACCTGAACTGGATGAAGAAAATGGCGGGCTTCTCCGACGACGAGAATCGCGCCGACGCGCGCCGGCTCGCGCGGATGCTCGAGGCGGTCCACCGCTGCGCGAAGCCCGTGATCGCGCGCGTGCACGGCGACGCGTACGCGGGCGGCGTCGGGCTCGTCGCCGCGTGCGACATCGCGGTCGCGGCCGAGGACGTGAAATTCTGCCTGTCGGAAGCGCGCCTCGGGCTGATTCCGGCGACGATCGCGCCATACGTCGTGCGCGCGATGGGCGAGCGCGCCGCGCGCCGCTATTTCGCGACGGCCGAGGTATTCGACTGTGCGAAGGCCGCGCAGCTCGGCTTCGTCCACGAGCGCGTGCCCGCCGATGCGCTCGACGCGACCGTTTCCAGGCTCGCCGAAACCTTGTGCGCGAACGGCCCGCAGGCGGTGCGCGCGTGCAAGGCGCTCGTGCGCGACGTCGCGGGCCGCGCGCTCGACGCGGCGCTGATCGAACAGACCGCCGACTGGATCGCGAAAACGCGCGCCGGCGCCGAGGCGCGCGAAGGCGTCGCGTCGTTCCTCGAGAAGCGCACGCCGTCGTGGCGCGCGTGA
- a CDS encoding acetyl-CoA carboxylase biotin carboxylase subunit, with the protein MFDKILIANRGEIACRVAATCKRLGIASVAVYSDADAHAKHVAACDEAVHIGGAAAADSYLRIERIIDAARATGAQAIHPGYGFLSENEDFARACEEAGIVFVGPPVEAIAAMGSKAAAKALMHAAAVPLVPGYHGDDQDLALLQREADRIGYPVLLKASAGGGGKGMRVVERAADFAAALASCQREAAASFGNDRVLIEKYLQRPRHVEVQVFGDRHGNAVYLFDRDCSVQRRHQKVLEEAPAPGLADEVRQAMGEAAVAAARAVRYVGAGTVEFIMTGDTFYFMEMNTRLQVEHPVTEMVTGLDLVEWQLRVAAGEPLPLRQPDLRVHGHAIEARLYAENPARGFLPSTGRLKHLRLPEGVEFAVGAAVRIDSGVREGDAITPFYDPMIAKLIVHGDTRAQALATLSRALRECEVVGLHTNAEFLQRIVVSRPFADADLDTGLIERHRDALFAPQPAPAAALGLACAALFARERERAGAGGAASPWGALPNWRLNAGYRRTIEWRALDDDATLESHYVDKGGIESLEAGGVAKPFAWTRGAGPLDFDVTLGGVRASGRVLVDGDTFHVFCQGVARAFEWRNLLAHAADSTEGEGRLTAPMPGKVIAVLVAPGQKVEQGDPLIVMEAMKMEHTIGAPAAGVVSEVLYAVGDQVADGAQLLVMGQG; encoded by the coding sequence ATGTTCGACAAGATCCTGATCGCCAATCGCGGCGAAATCGCCTGCCGGGTCGCCGCGACCTGCAAACGCCTCGGCATCGCGAGTGTCGCGGTCTATTCGGACGCCGACGCGCACGCGAAGCACGTCGCCGCGTGCGACGAGGCCGTGCACATCGGCGGCGCGGCCGCCGCCGACAGCTATCTGCGGATCGAGCGCATCATCGACGCCGCGCGCGCGACGGGCGCGCAGGCGATCCATCCGGGCTACGGCTTCCTGTCGGAGAACGAGGATTTCGCGCGCGCGTGCGAGGAGGCGGGCATCGTGTTCGTCGGGCCGCCCGTCGAGGCGATCGCCGCGATGGGCTCGAAGGCCGCCGCGAAGGCGCTGATGCATGCGGCCGCGGTGCCGCTCGTGCCCGGCTATCACGGCGACGACCAGGATCTCGCGCTGCTGCAGCGCGAAGCCGACCGCATCGGCTATCCGGTGCTGCTGAAGGCGAGCGCGGGCGGCGGCGGCAAGGGGATGCGGGTCGTCGAGCGCGCGGCCGATTTCGCGGCGGCGCTCGCGTCGTGCCAGCGCGAGGCGGCGGCGAGCTTCGGCAACGACCGCGTGCTGATCGAGAAATATCTGCAGCGTCCGCGCCACGTCGAAGTGCAGGTATTCGGCGACAGGCACGGCAACGCGGTTTACCTGTTCGATCGCGACTGCTCGGTGCAGCGCCGCCATCAGAAGGTGCTGGAGGAAGCGCCCGCGCCGGGGCTCGCGGACGAGGTCCGGCAGGCGATGGGCGAGGCGGCCGTCGCGGCCGCGCGCGCGGTCCGCTACGTCGGCGCGGGCACCGTCGAATTCATCATGACGGGCGACACGTTCTACTTCATGGAGATGAACACGCGCTTGCAGGTCGAGCATCCGGTGACGGAGATGGTCACGGGCCTCGATCTCGTCGAATGGCAACTGCGCGTCGCGGCGGGCGAGCCGCTGCCGCTTCGGCAGCCGGACTTGCGGGTTCACGGGCACGCGATCGAGGCGCGCCTGTACGCGGAGAATCCGGCGCGCGGCTTCTTGCCGTCGACCGGGCGTCTGAAGCATCTGCGATTGCCGGAGGGCGTCGAGTTCGCCGTCGGCGCGGCCGTGCGGATCGACAGCGGCGTGCGCGAAGGCGATGCGATCACGCCGTTCTACGATCCGATGATCGCGAAGCTGATCGTCCACGGCGACACGCGCGCGCAGGCGCTCGCGACGCTCTCTCGCGCGCTGCGCGAGTGCGAGGTCGTCGGCCTGCATACGAATGCGGAGTTCCTGCAGCGGATCGTCGTCAGCCGGCCGTTCGCCGACGCGGATCTCGACACCGGCCTGATCGAGCGCCACCGCGACGCGCTGTTCGCACCGCAGCCGGCGCCCGCGGCGGCGCTCGGCCTCGCGTGCGCGGCGCTTTTCGCACGCGAGCGCGAACGGGCGGGCGCGGGCGGCGCGGCGTCGCCGTGGGGCGCGCTGCCGAACTGGCGGCTGAACGCCGGCTACCGCCGGACGATCGAATGGCGCGCGCTCGACGACGATGCGACGCTCGAATCGCACTATGTGGACAAGGGCGGGATCGAGTCGCTCGAGGCCGGCGGCGTCGCGAAGCCGTTCGCATGGACGCGCGGCGCGGGCCCGCTCGATTTCGACGTGACGCTGGGCGGCGTGCGCGCGAGCGGGCGCGTCCTTGTCGACGGCGACACGTTCCACGTGTTCTGCCAGGGCGTCGCACGCGCGTTCGAATGGCGCAACCTGCTCGCGCACGCGGCCGATTCGACGGAAGGCGAAGGCCGGCTCACCGCGCCGATGCCGGGCAAGGTGATCGCGGTGCTCGTCGCGCCGGGGCAGAAGGTCGAGCAGGGCGACCCGCTCATCGTGATGGAGGCGATGAAGATGGAGCACACGATCGGCGCGCCGGCCGCGGGCGTCGTCAGCGAGGTGCTGTACGCGGTGGGCGACCAGGTCGCGGACGGCGCGCAGCTACTCGTAATGGGACAGGGTTGA